Sequence from the uncultured Draconibacterium sp. genome:
TAGTTCATCAACAGAAAGTGGCTTTGATGTGATTATAAAACTCAGTTCCATTTAGTTCACGAAGTAAAGATTAACGGCATAATTTCAAATTCAGGATGAAGTTTTTAAAATGGGGCTTTGCTAAGTGGTTTATTAACAGAAGAGTGTAAATATTATTTCTGTTCTGTTTTTTGTTAAATTACGATTTTGCGGTGGCTTTACAATTTCAGTATAACTATATTTGCTGCAAATTCGTAGGTGTAGTACCGGATAAAACTGAAGAGAGATAAAATGAATAAAATCGTATACTCCTTATTGATACTGCTTTTTTCGTTTTCCCTCAAAGCACAAAATGATACCGGGTTTCGTTCGCTTTTGCAGCAACTTCAGCAGGCTGACGATGATGCGACCAGAACGGAAATCTTAATCGAACTTTCAAGAGAAACCCGGGCCCAAAACCTTTCTGAAAGTTTGAGTTATGCACAACAGGCTTTAGCTACTTCTGAAGAAGTAGATGATCCTTTGTTAACAGCACAGGCGCACAATAACATGGGAATTATTTTGTATCATATTGGCGGGTACGACAGGTCTTTGGAGCATTTTCTCGAAAGCAAAAAGATATATGAAAATGCCGGTGAAGATAACCTTTTGATTGGGCAGATAAATAACATTTGCGGGGTGCATTTGCAATTGGAAGAATATGATAAAGCCTGGAATTTGTACCAGGAACTGTTTGACAAACAGAACGAATTGCTGGCACGAGGCGACTCGTCGAATTTACCACAAATGCATGTCTTCTATAACAGCATGGGAATTATCAGCGAAAAACGGGGAGAGCTTAAAAAGGCGCAATCGTTTTTTGAAATGGCAGTTGAAAATGCTACGAAATACAACTACCAAAACCGGCTGGCCTCGATTTATAATTCGATGGCAGAGAATTATTTCCACTTAAATCTTGAGGAAGAAGCGCTGCAAACCCTGCAACTGGCTGTAAAATATAGCCGGGAGTTTGATGACATGATCGAATTGTCGCGGGCAAACCGGCAGATTGCCCAGTATCTTTACGAAAAGAACAATATCGAAGAAGCACAGGCAAAAGCCTTACAAAGTTTGCAGGCCGCCGAAAAAACAAAGTCGTTTGTGTTGGAGAGTGAAGCTTATTACCTCTTGTACCAGATTGTGCAAAGCGCCGGCAATTTCTCCGATGCGCTTGATTATTATAAAAATTATACCACCCGGCAGGATAGCATTTTTAACGAGCAAACCATTAAGGAAATTACGCGTCTTGAGCTGACGCACGATTTTGAAAAAGAACAGGAACAATACAAAAGCCAAAATGCGCGCATAAAACTGATATACGGAGTAATAATTCTGGGGCTGCTACTTGGTCTTATTATTTTTGTATTGTATTTCAGGTTAAATAAAAGCAAAGATAAAGGCGCATATCTTGCGATGAAAACACTGGAAAAAGATCTGGAATTGCGCGAAAGGGAACTGGTAATGAAGGAACTTTACCTGGTAGAGAAAAACCAAACCTTGCAGAAAGTTATAAAACAGCTTTCGGATGCCAAAGGTAAGGCCAGGGCGGAAGTGAAAGTGATAATTGAAGATTCAGCCAAGTTATTAAAGTCCAGTTTAAACAGTTCGGTTTGGGAAGAATTTGAAATAAGATACCAGCAGGTGCACGAAGGTTTTTATGAAAAAATACGCGAACGATTCCCTGATCTGTCGCCAA
This genomic interval carries:
- a CDS encoding tetratricopeptide repeat protein; protein product: MNKIVYSLLILLFSFSLKAQNDTGFRSLLQQLQQADDDATRTEILIELSRETRAQNLSESLSYAQQALATSEEVDDPLLTAQAHNNMGIILYHIGGYDRSLEHFLESKKIYENAGEDNLLIGQINNICGVHLQLEEYDKAWNLYQELFDKQNELLARGDSSNLPQMHVFYNSMGIISEKRGELKKAQSFFEMAVENATKYNYQNRLASIYNSMAENYFHLNLEEEALQTLQLAVKYSREFDDMIELSRANRQIAQYLYEKNNIEEAQAKALQSLQAAEKTKSFVLESEAYYLLYQIVQSAGNFSDALDYYKNYTTRQDSIFNEQTIKEITRLELTHDFEKEQEQYKSQNARIKLIYGVIILGLLLGLIIFVLYFRLNKSKDKGAYLAMKTLEKDLELRERELVMKELYLVEKNQTLQKVIKQLSDAKGKARAEVKVIIEDSAKLLKSSLNSSVWEEFEIRYQQVHEGFYEKIRERFPDLSPTEEKLCALLRLGMSSKEIAELSQQSVKSVEVARSRLRKKLNLTNTNVNLSTFLANL